The genomic region CGATCGCGGCCAATTTACCGCCCTCAGGGATCCGCAAATTCTTTGATCTGGTCTCAACAATGAAAAATGTGATCTCTCTTGGTGTCGGCGAACCGGATTTTGTCACGCCATGGACCGTGAGAGAGAGCGGCATCTTTTCCCTTGAGCAAGGACAAACCATGTATACCAGCAACTCAGGACTTCTGGAGCTGCGGCAGGCCCTCTCCTGGAATATGGAGAAAAAGCTGGGCCTGGAATACAATCCTAATGATGAAATCCTGATCACCGTAGGCGCCAGCGAAGCCGTCGATCTGGCGATGCGCGCCCTGCTCGGCCCGGGAGACGCCCTCTTGCTTACAGACCCTGCCTATGTCTCTTACGGCCCTTGTGCAACCCTGGCCGGTGCGGAAGTTCATTATGTTCCCACCCGGGAAGAAGAAGATTTCCGGGTGCGGGTAGAGGATCTGGAGCGGGTCTATACCCCCAACGCCAAGGTTCTGGTGCTCTCCTATCCTAATAACCCTACCGGAGCCATCATGACCTGGGAAGACTACCAACCCATTGCCAAGTTCGTCCAGGATCATGATTTGATCGTTGTGGCTGACGAGATCTATTCGGATTTGAGCTACGGCGGCAGCCATACAGCCTTCGCCAGCTTGCCCAATATGAGAAACCGCACCTTGCATATCAGCGGTTTTTCCAAATCTTATGCCATGACCGGCTGGAGAATCGGCTATGTGGCCGGACACCATGACTTTATCCAGGCCATGACCCGGATTCACCAATATACAATGCTCTGTGCTCCCATCACCGCCCAACTGGCCGCTTTAGAAGCGGTCCGCTCCGCCGAACAGGCCATGCAGGATATGGTGGCAACCTATGATCGCCGCCGCCGACTGATGGTTCATGGCTTCCGCAAAATGGGCTTATCCTGTTTCGAGCCACTGGGCGCCTTCTATACCTTCCCCAGCATCAAAGCTACTGGGTTGACCTCGGAGGAATTTGCCAATGAGCTTCTGCGGGAAGAAAAAGTAGCCGTGGTTCCCGGTACAGCTTTCGGCCCCTCGGGAGAAGGACATATCCGCTGCTCCTATGCTTATTCCACGGAACAGATTCAAGAGGCCTTAACCCGGATGGAGCGCTTCGTCAGCAAGCGCATCAGGTAAGAAGCCTTTCCTTTACTGTATAAAGCAAAACTACGCTGGAGTGTGCCCAGAAACATGGCGTTCTTGGTACATTCCAGCGTAGTTTTATTGAGGAGGGCACTTTTTGCCTTTTACTATTCTAGTAGTGCTAACATAAATGTTGACCACAAAAATAGGGTTTGCTAACCAAAAAGTTGACCACCTCCAGAGCCTAATTCTGTATGATTGGAGTTGCTGAGACAACAATCGTACAGGGGGAAGGACATGCTAGAGATGGTCGATAAAGAGTATAT from Desulfitobacterium chlororespirans DSM 11544 harbors:
- a CDS encoding aminotransferase class I/II-fold pyridoxal phosphate-dependent enzyme, translated to MNQYLSPIAANLPPSGIRKFFDLVSTMKNVISLGVGEPDFVTPWTVRESGIFSLEQGQTMYTSNSGLLELRQALSWNMEKKLGLEYNPNDEILITVGASEAVDLAMRALLGPGDALLLTDPAYVSYGPCATLAGAEVHYVPTREEEDFRVRVEDLERVYTPNAKVLVLSYPNNPTGAIMTWEDYQPIAKFVQDHDLIVVADEIYSDLSYGGSHTAFASLPNMRNRTLHISGFSKSYAMTGWRIGYVAGHHDFIQAMTRIHQYTMLCAPITAQLAALEAVRSAEQAMQDMVATYDRRRRLMVHGFRKMGLSCFEPLGAFYTFPSIKATGLTSEEFANELLREEKVAVVPGTAFGPSGEGHIRCSYAYSTEQIQEALTRMERFVSKRIR